From the Exiguobacterium aurantiacum genome, one window contains:
- a CDS encoding MFS transporter, producing the protein MNLLQNPRFVFTWLSGMTLTLGFSIFFLSVSWLTIDVLKQPALLGIIMTAVSLPRVVMMIFGGVFADRFQKSRLLFLTNLGQGVLMVAVVALHLADAYSVFALIMISIVFGLLDGMSYPALSSLIPSLVKQEELQRANSLFQGTLELMFVFGPFLAGALLTWGGFGLSFGTAAVLIFIAAILIMPRLIRDSIPLARAMSLDHVIFDLKEGIRYVSSTPILRSGTLSIAIVNLFVMGPLIMSIPILVGERGGNAFDLSLIEGGLAVGTFAASFLVLLFRSVHRGRFVFRVLFLTIGAFFLYTQAQSITLLALAAAASGFMLMLVYLPTVTLMQEHSDHDKIGRVMSIMALAASGLEPIAFAVLSILVALAVPIQTLLISFGIIGLALSIVLYVRSQTFRDTR; encoded by the coding sequence ATGAATTTGCTACAAAATCCACGCTTCGTGTTCACATGGTTATCCGGGATGACGCTCACGCTCGGCTTCTCGATTTTCTTCTTGAGCGTATCGTGGCTCACGATCGATGTGCTGAAGCAACCGGCCCTCCTCGGGATTATCATGACCGCCGTCTCGTTGCCGCGTGTCGTGATGATGATATTTGGTGGCGTGTTCGCTGACCGATTCCAAAAGAGTCGGCTTTTATTTTTGACGAACCTCGGACAAGGTGTCCTCATGGTCGCGGTCGTGGCGCTCCATCTCGCGGACGCGTATTCGGTATTCGCTTTGATCATGATTTCCATCGTGTTCGGACTACTTGACGGTATGTCCTATCCGGCGTTGTCTTCCTTGATTCCGTCCCTCGTCAAACAAGAAGAGCTGCAGCGTGCTAACTCGCTCTTCCAAGGGACGCTCGAGCTCATGTTCGTGTTCGGTCCGTTCCTCGCCGGTGCCTTACTCACATGGGGCGGCTTCGGGCTTAGCTTCGGGACAGCGGCCGTCTTGATTTTCATCGCCGCTATCTTGATTATGCCGCGCTTGATTCGTGACTCCATCCCCCTCGCCCGTGCCATGTCGCTCGATCATGTCATCTTTGACTTGAAAGAGGGCATCCGTTACGTCTCGAGCACACCGATTTTGCGGAGCGGGACGCTATCGATTGCCATCGTCAATTTGTTCGTGATGGGACCTCTCATCATGAGCATCCCGATTCTCGTCGGTGAACGAGGCGGCAACGCGTTTGATTTGAGTTTGATTGAAGGTGGGCTTGCTGTCGGGACGTTCGCCGCAAGTTTTCTCGTCCTGTTGTTCCGCTCGGTCCATCGTGGACGCTTCGTCTTCCGCGTCTTGTTTTTGACGATTGGGGCCTTTTTCCTCTATACGCAGGCGCAGTCCATCACACTCCTCGCCTTGGCTGCGGCCGCGAGCGGATTCATGTTGATGCTCGTCTATTTGCCGACAGTCACGCTCATGCAAGAACATAGCGACCACGATAAGATTGGACGCGTCATGAGCATCATGGCGCTTGCCGCGTCAGGGTTAGAGCCGATCGCATTCGCCGTCCTGTCGATTTTGGTCGCCCTGGCCGTACCGATTCAAACGTTGCTCATCTCGTTTGGTATAATCGGATTAGCATTGAGTATCGTGTTATACGTGCGGAGCCAGACGTTCCGTGACACGCGATGA
- a CDS encoding nucleotidyltransferase domain-containing protein has protein sequence MELPTRLGTDETGYVINQTDVTRIQPMFRQVIDEVIQLLREEFAEALHSVYVYGSVGRGTAVAGQSDLDVTVIVKREVDVDVLKRRSMILLQEHPEVIKIDYDIGLLDTVLEPTNHFEWGFWLRHMCACVDGTDLSHRFPYMKPDGRTSRALNRDLSDQLREAQVKLKARCMTGNEKRSLVKRMIRGAYLTINVDDQSFVSTIADSLFVLRLYFPNSEIIDDLERGMESEEIQDDWLGELIVKYESSFLP, from the coding sequence ATGGAGCTACCGACACGACTAGGTACTGACGAGACGGGTTACGTCATCAATCAAACAGACGTGACACGGATTCAACCAATGTTTCGGCAAGTGATTGATGAAGTGATTCAGTTGTTGCGAGAAGAATTTGCAGAAGCGCTACATAGCGTATATGTATACGGTAGCGTCGGTCGTGGGACTGCTGTGGCCGGACAATCGGATTTAGACGTGACGGTCATCGTTAAACGGGAAGTGGACGTTGACGTATTGAAGCGACGAAGCATGATCTTATTGCAGGAACATCCGGAAGTAATCAAAATTGATTATGACATCGGGCTGTTGGATACAGTGCTTGAGCCCACTAATCATTTTGAATGGGGGTTTTGGTTACGTCACATGTGTGCATGTGTTGACGGGACTGACTTGTCTCATCGTTTTCCGTACATGAAACCGGACGGGCGGACTAGCCGAGCGTTGAATCGAGATTTGTCCGATCAGTTACGAGAAGCGCAAGTGAAATTGAAGGCAAGATGTATGACGGGAAACGAAAAACGGTCACTCGTCAAACGGATGATTCGAGGCGCGTATTTGACAATCAACGTCGACGATCAAAGTTTTGTATCGACGATTGCAGACAGTCTGTTTGTGTTACGCCTCTATTTTCCGAACAGTGAAATCATAGATGACTTAGAGCGAGGCATGGAGTCAGAAGAAATTCAAGATGACTGGTTGGGTGAGTTGATTGTGAAGTATGAATCGTCGTTCCTTCCATGA
- a CDS encoding DMT family transporter: MALGMMLAVMGGMLVCVQNTFNAKVKEQVGAWATTTLVLALGFLASLVVGLISEGMGLFAVTGMETWYWFSGIIGVGVVMSVTQGVQQLGPSHAISIVMVSQILFALLWDTLGWFGLEAIPFTWKTALGIVLIVGGVLLFQLSGKKETAHQKAKQAV; encoded by the coding sequence ATGGCACTTGGAATGATGCTCGCGGTCATGGGCGGCATGCTCGTCTGTGTGCAGAATACGTTCAACGCCAAAGTGAAAGAACAAGTCGGGGCGTGGGCGACGACGACGCTCGTGCTCGCCCTCGGTTTCCTGGCATCGCTAGTCGTCGGACTGATCAGTGAAGGAATGGGTCTGTTTGCCGTCACGGGGATGGAGACGTGGTATTGGTTCAGCGGCATCATTGGGGTCGGCGTCGTCATGAGTGTGACGCAAGGCGTCCAACAGCTCGGGCCGAGCCACGCCATCTCCATCGTCATGGTGTCACAAATCCTATTCGCACTCCTATGGGACACGCTCGGCTGGTTCGGGCTCGAAGCGATCCCGTTCACATGGAAGACAGCGCTTGGCATCGTGTTGATCGTCGGCGGGGTACTGTTGTTCCAGTTAAGTGGAAAGAAAGAGACGGCCCATCAAAAAGCAAAGCAAGCCGTCTAA
- a CDS encoding SMI1/KNR4 family protein yields the protein MIIWNATPDDPNRLPALTDDVLTEVETRLGVKLPTDYLEAIRIQNGGYVENRDLPITWNGQADIALVDSIAGVGRHKGLIESKALLTEWGVEDERLIAFAGDGHFFLAFDYHEGATPKIAYIDTDTEEIDVLFDSFSQFSEALTTVDMAMFAEMTPEPITEMKQGKTLLDDARRLLYSEEPKEKLDGAVIWFNGLDSLEANELVRELLTWMDDETLRETATSVIQEVIIRRKPLDQQLFEAFFETLHRQDDVYSKQRYEETMYILDNDIRVE from the coding sequence ATGATCATTTGGAATGCTACACCGGACGACCCGAACCGGTTGCCCGCATTAACGGACGACGTGTTGACTGAAGTGGAGACGCGACTCGGGGTGAAACTGCCGACTGATTATCTCGAGGCGATTCGTATCCAGAACGGGGGATATGTCGAAAATCGCGACTTACCGATTACATGGAATGGACAAGCCGACATCGCCCTCGTTGATTCAATTGCTGGGGTCGGGCGTCACAAAGGGCTGATCGAATCGAAAGCTTTATTAACGGAATGGGGTGTCGAGGATGAACGATTGATTGCGTTCGCCGGTGACGGGCACTTTTTCCTCGCATTCGACTACCATGAAGGCGCGACGCCTAAGATTGCCTATATCGATACGGATACGGAAGAGATTGATGTCTTGTTCGATTCGTTCAGTCAATTTAGCGAAGCGCTCACGACGGTCGACATGGCAATGTTTGCAGAAATGACCCCAGAACCGATCACTGAAATGAAACAAGGGAAAACACTCTTGGACGATGCGCGACGCCTGCTTTATAGTGAAGAACCGAAAGAAAAACTGGACGGTGCGGTTATTTGGTTCAATGGATTGGATTCACTTGAGGCGAACGAGCTCGTTCGTGAGCTGTTGACCTGGATGGATGACGAGACGTTGCGAGAGACGGCGACAAGCGTCATTCAAGAAGTCATTATTCGACGGAAGCCTTTAGATCAACAACTGTTCGAAGCATTTTTTGAGACGCTCCACAGGCAAGACGACGTCTATAGTAAACAACGCTACGAAGAGACGATGTACATTCTCGATAACGATATTCGAGTTGAGTGA
- a CDS encoding MarR family winged helix-turn-helix transcriptional regulator, translating to MNDTRKQQVIEMYRQIDELDLLFTKYFTELNEFELSYQQEQMLLLFKRKDTWTTTEIATKMNISKSAVSQVLKVLEQREFVKKEKNPDNLRESFIRLGPIGLKYSKQIDAIEERLAEEMFSVLEDDEMTMINRSLALMIKKFK from the coding sequence TTGAACGACACACGCAAACAGCAAGTCATCGAGATGTATCGTCAAATCGACGAGCTCGACTTGTTGTTCACCAAATATTTTACCGAGTTGAACGAATTCGAACTCAGTTACCAGCAAGAGCAGATGTTACTCCTCTTCAAACGAAAAGACACATGGACGACGACCGAGATTGCGACAAAGATGAATATCTCCAAAAGTGCGGTCAGCCAAGTGCTCAAAGTGCTCGAACAACGTGAGTTCGTTAAAAAAGAGAAGAACCCGGACAACTTGCGCGAGAGCTTCATCCGGCTCGGCCCAATCGGTTTGAAGTACTCGAAACAAATCGATGCCATCGAGGAACGGCTCGCCGAAGAGATGTTCTCCGTGCTAGAAGATGACGAGATGACGATGATCAATCGTTCGCTGGCGTTGATGATCAAAAAATTCAAATGA
- a CDS encoding flavin monoamine oxidase family protein produces MNPSIAIIGAGVSGLYAASLLTEKGYDVTVFEARDRIGGRVLSHDGFDLGPTWYWQETETTITQLIERLNLPTFSQYTAGDLMLERQFGVIERHTLPPGHIVPSMRLVAGMASLTTALAATLPAGTIQLESTVTSIQQTENEVSIDLETGRSQTFSHVILAIPPRLVSRISFHPGLSETTKSKLANTPTWMAGQAKVLAVYDRPFWREKGLSGQGMSWAGVLQEIHDASQPGGLAALFGFFRLSAAERSVLDRDELNHRVIDQLVRLFGEEARQPREVYYVDWSSDRHTATVQDGEPLTDFPVYQPIALNPVWEGMLSLAGTETDSLFGGHIEGALRAAERAVEQL; encoded by the coding sequence ATGAATCCATCAATTGCGATTATCGGAGCGGGCGTGAGCGGCTTATACGCCGCGTCGCTCCTCACTGAGAAAGGCTATGACGTCACCGTCTTCGAGGCGCGCGATCGCATCGGGGGACGCGTGTTGAGCCATGACGGCTTCGACCTCGGTCCGACCTGGTATTGGCAAGAGACGGAGACGACAATCACGCAACTGATCGAACGGCTCAACCTCCCGACGTTCTCACAATATACGGCCGGTGATTTGATGCTCGAGCGGCAGTTCGGTGTCATCGAGCGCCATACGCTCCCGCCAGGTCATATCGTCCCATCGATGCGACTCGTCGCTGGCATGGCAAGTTTGACAACGGCGCTGGCGGCAACCTTGCCTGCCGGAACGATTCAACTCGAGTCGACTGTCACCTCGATTCAACAGACTGAAAACGAGGTCTCCATCGACCTCGAAACGGGACGGTCCCAAACGTTCAGTCACGTCATCCTTGCTATCCCGCCACGACTCGTCTCCCGCATCTCGTTTCACCCGGGACTGTCTGAAACAACGAAGTCGAAGCTGGCAAATACGCCAACCTGGATGGCCGGTCAGGCGAAAGTACTCGCCGTGTACGACCGTCCGTTTTGGCGAGAGAAGGGGCTATCCGGTCAAGGCATGAGTTGGGCCGGTGTATTGCAGGAGATTCATGACGCCTCACAACCGGGCGGACTTGCCGCGTTATTCGGCTTCTTCCGGTTGTCTGCTGCCGAACGCTCGGTACTCGACCGGGACGAATTGAATCATCGCGTCATCGACCAACTCGTGCGCCTGTTCGGGGAAGAGGCGCGGCAACCGCGTGAGGTCTACTACGTCGATTGGTCGAGCGACCGGCATACGGCCACAGTTCAAGACGGGGAACCGTTGACCGATTTCCCTGTCTATCAGCCAATCGCGCTCAATCCAGTCTGGGAAGGAATGCTCTCACTCGCCGGGACGGAGACGGACTCTTTGTTTGGCGGTCACATCGAAGGTGCGCTTCGTGCAGCGGAACGTGCCGTCGAGCAACTCTAA
- a CDS encoding DUF3841 domain-containing protein: MAIYYTYQHAGAWEAANACGYLFGDPNFGIFQDEDYAYHRPAYDWLAGQYEQRTKISLRGNYPVWLSKTKPDVARGGYLELGEPGVVLTVELPDSHVLAVEGGYWTFALNRYFLSFEDREAESEEELKQSWEKMFDRDWCESIVNEYPGTNTKYHYLVDRIYLEQVLDVTTFIEEGV, encoded by the coding sequence ATGGCCATTTACTATACATATCAACATGCGGGCGCCTGGGAAGCCGCCAATGCATGTGGCTACTTGTTTGGCGACCCAAACTTTGGAATTTTTCAAGACGAGGACTACGCGTATCATCGCCCTGCTTACGACTGGCTCGCGGGACAATATGAGCAACGGACGAAAATCTCGCTTCGTGGAAACTATCCGGTTTGGTTGAGCAAAACAAAGCCAGACGTCGCACGAGGTGGCTACTTGGAACTTGGAGAACCGGGCGTCGTGCTGACCGTTGAGCTGCCGGACTCACATGTGCTCGCAGTCGAGGGCGGTTACTGGACGTTCGCGTTGAATCGGTATTTTCTCTCGTTTGAAGATCGGGAAGCCGAAAGCGAAGAAGAGTTGAAACAATCTTGGGAGAAAATGTTCGACCGCGATTGGTGCGAATCGATTGTCAACGAGTATCCGGGGACGAACACGAAATATCACTATCTCGTCGATCGGATTTATCTCGAACAAGTGCTTGACGTGACGACGTTTATTGAGGAGGGTGTGTGA
- a CDS encoding DMT family transporter, with the protein MLAIVIGLVIGILLPMQTSVNSRLRTIVGSPFVASFLSFAIGTTFLTLTLLLTGQSFGIESSIFQGEPLWMWSGGLLGVIFLTGNILLFPRLGSVQTVIMPIFGQILMGLLIDHFGWFNSAVNVLTPWRVFGALLVLLGVVGTVALTDWINRRRGKLVASSQTGTGNLNAWRLVGIGTGMMSATQTAINGYLGTVLESALKGALVSFVVGTVTLLLILLVLRPSVEWRGLRGQPWWIWIGGIIGALFIGGNVLIVPMVGTGIAVVIVIVGLLCGSLLIDRFGWFGAAKNPVTGIQLVSLLVMVIGIMLIRLS; encoded by the coding sequence ATGTTAGCCATTGTGATTGGACTCGTCATCGGGATTTTGTTACCGATGCAGACGAGCGTGAACTCGCGTCTGCGAACCATCGTCGGGTCACCGTTCGTCGCGTCGTTTCTGTCATTCGCGATTGGGACGACTTTTTTAACGCTCACGTTACTGCTTACCGGACAGTCATTCGGGATCGAATCATCCATTTTCCAAGGAGAACCGCTTTGGATGTGGTCGGGTGGTTTGTTGGGGGTCATCTTTTTAACGGGGAACATCTTGTTGTTCCCGAGGCTCGGTAGTGTCCAGACCGTCATTATGCCGATCTTCGGACAGATTTTGATGGGGCTGTTGATTGACCACTTCGGCTGGTTCAACTCAGCCGTCAACGTCCTCACGCCGTGGCGCGTATTCGGGGCTTTGCTCGTGTTGCTCGGCGTCGTCGGGACGGTCGCGCTCACGGACTGGATTAATCGTCGTCGCGGCAAACTGGTCGCCTCGTCGCAGACGGGAACCGGCAATTTGAACGCCTGGCGCCTCGTCGGAATCGGGACCGGTATGATGAGTGCGACACAGACGGCCATCAACGGTTATTTGGGAACGGTGCTCGAATCGGCTTTGAAAGGGGCGCTCGTCTCGTTCGTCGTCGGGACGGTCACGTTACTGCTCATCTTGCTCGTCTTGCGGCCGAGCGTCGAATGGCGCGGGCTACGCGGTCAGCCGTGGTGGATTTGGATTGGTGGCATCATCGGGGCACTCTTCATCGGTGGGAACGTCTTAATCGTACCGATGGTCGGGACCGGCATCGCTGTCGTCATCGTTATTGTCGGCTTGCTGTGCGGGAGTCTGCTCATCGATCGCTTCGGTTGGTTTGGTGCCGCGAAAAACCCGGTCACTGGGATTCAACTCGTTAGTTTACTCGTCATGGTCATCGGGATCATGCTGATTCGTTTGTCGTAA
- a CDS encoding Crp/Fnr family transcriptional regulator: MEQIERYMKQYGLDQVLPSTVRPHITLVRYATGEAICTQGDEAGQLHFLVKGKIRVAHTSAAGKRLVLSFKHPFDLIGDIEYVRRTPFLNTVEAVTPVEMLVVRFDDLALHAKDDVTWLHYLLEGITKKFEMKSQSLSFNLFYPVDVRLASYLLSMTPEETTLGSTVDELTDIADLIGTSYRHVNRTLKRFVEQGLIERDRRSIAIIDRAGLIAVTGESIYE, translated from the coding sequence ATGGAACAGATTGAACGTTACATGAAGCAATATGGGCTTGATCAAGTACTTCCATCAACGGTCCGTCCTCATATTACGCTCGTCCGTTACGCGACGGGGGAGGCGATTTGCACCCAAGGCGACGAAGCGGGGCAGCTTCACTTTCTCGTGAAGGGAAAGATTCGGGTGGCCCATACGTCGGCGGCGGGGAAACGGCTCGTCTTGTCGTTCAAACATCCGTTCGACTTGATTGGCGACATCGAATACGTCCGACGCACGCCGTTCTTGAACACGGTCGAGGCAGTCACGCCGGTCGAGATGCTCGTCGTCCGCTTCGACGATCTCGCGCTTCACGCCAAAGACGATGTCACGTGGTTGCATTATTTGCTCGAAGGTATCACGAAGAAGTTTGAGATGAAGTCGCAATCGCTGAGTTTCAACTTGTTCTATCCGGTCGACGTGCGACTCGCGAGCTATCTGTTGTCGATGACACCGGAAGAGACGACGCTCGGGTCGACGGTAGATGAGTTGACCGATATCGCCGATTTGATTGGGACGAGCTATCGCCACGTCAACCGGACACTCAAGCGGTTCGTCGAGCAAGGATTGATCGAACGAGATCGTCGGTCGATTGCAATCATTGATCGCGCCGGGTTGATTGCCGTCACTGGGGAAAGTATTTATGAATGA
- a CDS encoding DMT family transporter, which translates to MRGVLFAISGGFFLTLQSVANARISSSIGTWQAATLTQLTGFLVALVIMLLVRDRTYVHMRRVEPLYLSGGAFAAFILFSNMTAVHELGVTLTISLFLIAQLALALVIDWRGWFGMLRRDLNRTQLLGVVMMIVGILVLKG; encoded by the coding sequence ATGCGCGGAGTACTGTTCGCCATCAGCGGCGGCTTCTTTTTAACGCTACAGAGTGTCGCCAATGCTCGCATCAGTTCAAGTATCGGAACGTGGCAAGCTGCGACGTTGACGCAATTGACAGGCTTCCTTGTCGCGCTCGTCATCATGCTTCTGGTCCGCGACCGGACGTATGTCCATATGCGCCGCGTCGAGCCGCTCTATTTGTCAGGCGGCGCGTTCGCTGCGTTCATCTTGTTCAGCAATATGACGGCCGTACATGAGCTCGGCGTCACGCTCACCATCTCATTATTTTTAATCGCCCAACTCGCATTAGCGCTCGTCATCGACTGGCGTGGCTGGTTCGGGATGTTGCGCCGTGACTTGAACCGGACGCAACTGCTCGGGGTCGTCATGATGATTGTCGGGATTCTCGTATTGAAAGGATAA